GCAGGTCGTCGCGGACCCCGGAGCAGAGGAATCGATCACGATGTTCCGCGACCCGTTCGTGTGGTCCGACGGAGACGGGTGGTCGATGGCCGTCGGCGCCGCGGACGCCGACCAGGTGGCGTCCGTCCGGCACTACCGCTCGACCGACGGTGTCGACTGGGCGTTCGTCGGCGACCTCGTCGCCATGCCGCGCGCGACGGTGCACGGCATCGACACCGGCGAGGGCTGGGAGTGCCCGCAGATCATCACGATCGACGGCGCCGACGTGGCGATCGTCGCGTCCTGGTCCCACGCGGAGGGGCCCGGCGACGTGCTCGCGGTACCCCTGACCGGTGACCCGCGGCCCTCCCGGATCGACGACGGGCAGCACTTCTACGCGGCCTCGGTGATGCGGACGGGGTCGTGGGGCCCGGTGCTGTTCGGGTGGATCACCGAGGGCCGGACCCAGGAGTGGACCGAGCAGGCCGGCTGGTCGGGAGCGATCTCCCTGCCGCGCCGCGCGTGGGTCGCGGACGGACGGCTCCTGACCGAGCCCCACCCGGCTCTCGATGCGCTGCGCGTCGGTTCGGCGACGGACGGCCGCGCGGAGACGATCGGCGCCCAGGCAGAGATCGTGCTCCAGGACCCGGTGACCGGCCGCATCCGGGTCCGGTTCTCCGACGCCGAGTTCCTCGACATCGTCGTCGACACCGAGGCGGACACGCTCACCGTCGACCGGTCCTGCGCCAGCACCGACCAGCGCGCGGACCGGCGCCCAGCCGAGATCCGTCGTCCGTTCGACGCCGCGGCGGACCGCCCCGCGGTGCGCGTGCTGCTCGACGGTTCCGTGGTCGAGGTCTTCACCAGCGCCGGACGCTCCGTCACGACGCGGGTCTACCCGGTGCAGGCACCGCCGTGGACCGTCGAGGCCCCGGAGGGCGCGTCGTGGTGGCCGCTCGAGTGCTCGGTCACGTCGGTGGCGTCCGCTCCGCGGGCGGTCGTC
The sequence above is a segment of the Curtobacterium sp. BH-2-1-1 genome. Coding sequences within it:
- a CDS encoding glycoside hydrolase family 32 protein; amino-acid sequence: MTDTPVTEAPSAVAPPADARAVPTPSQEAAPTVIAPADHHLPQFHVRLPRGYVNDPNGPIDIGGQAHLYFQSRPRVDLDVPVEWGHVTSDDLVHWTLHRPAIVPVPGGADSGGAWSGNTVLHDGVVRAYYSGKVDHSPFQSVLLAESTDGGATFGAPVQVVADPGAEESITMFRDPFVWSDGDGWSMAVGAADADQVASVRHYRSTDGVDWAFVGDLVAMPRATVHGIDTGEGWECPQIITIDGADVAIVASWSHAEGPGDVLAVPLTGDPRPSRIDDGQHFYAASVMRTGSWGPVLFGWITEGRTQEWTEQAGWSGAISLPRRAWVADGRLLTEPHPALDALRVGSATDGRAETIGAQAEIVLQDPVTGRIRVRFSDAEFLDIVVDTEADTLTVDRSCASTDQRADRRPAEIRRPFDAAADRPAVRVLLDGSVVEVFTSAGRSVTTRVYPVQAPPWTVEAPEGASWWPLECSVTSVASAPRAVVAGAGTA